From a single Nostoc sp. MS1 genomic region:
- a CDS encoding helix-turn-helix domain-containing protein produces MSDILNHIEEKPKETKRLIGMEYEQLQQLMQNAEQLHHEKQALLESKKVRIITGGGGRKPKLAIKEQIILTLVYLRHMTTFQLLGIQFGVSESTANETFNYWLPLLRELLPSSLIEQVKKKNLTIK; encoded by the coding sequence ATGAGTGACATACTGAATCACATTGAGGAGAAACCGAAAGAAACAAAGCGGTTAATTGGTATGGAATATGAACAGTTACAACAATTAATGCAAAATGCGGAGCAGTTACACCATGAGAAGCAAGCGTTGCTAGAATCAAAAAAAGTTAGAATTATTACTGGTGGTGGAGGTCGTAAACCAAAACTAGCTATCAAAGAACAAATAATTTTAACCTTAGTATATCTGAGACATATGACAACCTTTCAACTTCTGGGTATCCAGTTTGGAGTGAGCGAGTCTACAGCAAATGAAACATTTAACTATTGGTTGCCACTCTTGAGAGAATTGTTACCATCCAGTTTAATTGAACAAGTAAAAAAAAAGAATCTGACTATCAAGTAG
- the cobW gene encoding cobalamin biosynthesis protein CobW, with product MAQKIPVTVITGFLGSGKTSLIRHLLQNNQGRRIAVLVNEFGELGIDGDLLKSCQICPEDEDGGSNIFELTNGCLCCTVQEEFYPTMQELLKRRDSIDCIVIETSGLALPKPLVKAFRWQEIRNAATVDAVVTVVDCAAVASGTFASDLDAIAAQRQADDSLEHETPLQELFEDQLACADLVVLSKTDLVDAETKLQVEELVKQELPRVVKMVESDRGQLDPSILLGFQAAVEDNLDSRPSHHDTEEDHDHDEDITSTHLILDRDFDPEKLQAQLQTLANQQEIYRIKGFVSVPNKPMRLVMQGVGNRFDKFYDRPWQPQEARQTRLVFIGRDLNSTEIESQLVSL from the coding sequence ATGGCTCAAAAAATCCCCGTTACTGTAATTACAGGCTTTTTAGGTAGTGGTAAAACTAGCCTCATTCGCCACCTACTGCAAAATAACCAAGGTCGTCGCATAGCAGTTTTAGTCAACGAATTTGGCGAACTTGGTATAGATGGCGACTTGTTGAAATCCTGTCAAATTTGTCCAGAAGATGAAGACGGCGGGAGTAATATTTTTGAATTAACCAATGGCTGTCTGTGTTGCACCGTCCAAGAGGAGTTTTACCCGACGATGCAGGAGTTACTCAAACGCCGAGATAGTATTGATTGTATTGTCATCGAAACTTCTGGTTTAGCTTTACCCAAACCCTTAGTTAAAGCCTTTCGTTGGCAAGAAATACGCAACGCCGCCACTGTAGACGCTGTGGTGACAGTGGTAGACTGTGCGGCTGTAGCATCGGGGACGTTTGCTAGTGATTTGGATGCGATCGCCGCCCAACGCCAAGCTGATGATAGTCTAGAACATGAAACACCATTGCAAGAATTATTTGAAGACCAATTAGCCTGTGCAGACTTAGTAGTTTTAAGCAAAACTGATTTAGTTGATGCAGAGACAAAATTACAAGTTGAGGAATTAGTCAAGCAAGAATTGCCGAGAGTCGTGAAAATGGTAGAGAGCGATCGTGGTCAACTCGACCCATCTATACTATTAGGATTCCAAGCCGCAGTAGAAGACAATCTAGATAGCCGTCCCAGCCATCACGACACCGAAGAAGACCATGACCACGACGAAGACATCACATCAACGCACCTGATTTTAGACCGAGACTTTGACCCCGAAAAACTTCAAGCACAATTGCAAACACTGGCAAACCAGCAAGAAATCTACCGAATTAAAGGCTTTGTCTCAGTTCCCAACAAACCCATGCGTTTAGTCATGCAAGGCGTAGGTAATCGATTTGATAAATTTTATGATCGCCCTTGGCAGCCACAAGAAGCAAGGCAAACCCGCCTAGTTTTCATTGGTCGAGATTTAAACTCAACAGAAATAGAATCACAATTAGTAAGCTTGTAA
- a CDS encoding RNaseH domain-containing protein, whose product MTSKTTATNILLPARMNLVTDALANLDIAVLPFPFVQVVADFCRDIKQVLYRGSNREVKPLYRQLNNALLACASTLTYGFEFHSFDEERKLSVYQALAVGTPENLLKTPTPQQIHQLVRIWSQEWTKQYRDKGNTEQVNSVCDRFLERIAIMPPDWEWQRIKPEILVRDINAEKGLGFQAIPSLLATMLHGKKCIIRSGKQEQEIQWRKVQGGGSGRVGLYLVSKPFKSNYTDDSGKEKEGYFAYRLDFNVETQAGKFNKNGNLEPWIFLHLSCQRYSHEPLLEANYGRDISVLMGMNKARLSDYEIDSTLVRLVIENNGKDNENLWRLQLPELLAAFKARALEQPENILNNPGVVGNLDNATNRGDKDEYYIVHAEGYKYEHENRKRGHSIKTGFSFLERGDIIARILELLNGVLIPDKPMQPDIPAPSSRQVPLAMRDYEFISRPRTKHQPYQQIATDAIYRALQGKPMHIFIIYREQDTYEVVYQQLRDVFLLDDNEDFPADITVSKILIDNAELLEKFKTNGLRPKDGSKFDDQIRDQHQKKRELWRKFLQQSVIPLINLETNPHCLAIIEIGQIKTKGFLPQQNIKGAIREACVREGISSQMIQTVKPKSNDTEDDEDKSPSYSKPTKGRVMNAVLDGTLRQIGALYGLPSQIYEQAKIPKEIAQGLDVISFCRRKTNPSQGDIHYALAVRLRATGAVDVLLPDANDWIPYNQAGIDIGKIFAKARCDRQENKKRIQSKIKLNGTEFVRFVANVLTKYLDRPTIVLIEAEGWRNGRGEDNDGKIWPQLKNENLLAKYNVLDFCHVPGHTCEYTRDHQQLQNLLAVIRIRTGKETPQYITNREAWDENCAAQDFKHLSSFYEKSALELLHYFSVGKLPRTQKLQNEMPIPELYKLGFHEDKYGANIPFKHQQIVEIVPFFVHPHFQTEEALKALCRVPHYLRCSPAWSMGNIVSPYPMHLGNELIEDHLCILGVNGQI is encoded by the coding sequence ATGACTAGCAAAACCACAGCAACAAATATCTTACTACCCGCCCGCATGAACTTGGTGACAGATGCCTTAGCCAATCTAGATATTGCTGTATTGCCATTTCCTTTTGTCCAAGTGGTTGCAGACTTCTGCCGTGATATAAAACAAGTCTTGTATCGTGGCAGTAACAGGGAGGTTAAGCCACTATATCGACAGTTAAATAATGCTTTGCTTGCTTGTGCATCTACGCTCACATACGGCTTTGAGTTTCATAGTTTTGATGAGGAAAGAAAGCTTTCTGTATATCAGGCGTTAGCTGTAGGAACACCAGAAAACCTACTCAAGACTCCCACACCCCAGCAAATACATCAATTAGTGAGAATTTGGTCGCAGGAATGGACAAAGCAATATCGGGACAAGGGTAACACGGAGCAAGTAAATAGCGTGTGCGATCGCTTTCTAGAAAGGATAGCAATCATGCCACCTGATTGGGAATGGCAACGCATTAAACCAGAAATACTTGTGCGTGATATTAACGCAGAAAAAGGCTTGGGATTTCAAGCTATTCCTAGTCTTTTAGCAACAATGTTGCACGGGAAGAAGTGTATTATTCGTTCTGGAAAACAAGAACAGGAGATTCAATGGCGCAAAGTACAGGGAGGCGGTTCGGGTAGGGTTGGACTCTACCTTGTCAGTAAGCCTTTTAAGTCCAATTACACTGATGATTCTGGCAAAGAAAAAGAAGGTTATTTTGCTTACCGTCTAGATTTTAATGTTGAGACGCAAGCAGGAAAATTCAATAAAAATGGCAATTTAGAGCCGTGGATTTTCTTACATCTGAGTTGCCAGCGATACTCTCATGAACCTTTGTTAGAAGCCAACTATGGGCGTGATATCTCTGTTCTCATGGGTATGAATAAGGCGCGTTTATCAGATTACGAGATAGATTCGACGCTGGTACGTCTTGTTATTGAGAACAACGGCAAAGATAACGAAAATTTATGGAGGTTGCAACTACCGGAACTACTGGCGGCGTTCAAAGCACGCGCTCTAGAACAGCCAGAAAATATTCTAAATAATCCCGGAGTAGTTGGTAATTTAGATAACGCAACTAACCGGGGTGACAAAGACGAATATTATATAGTTCATGCTGAGGGTTATAAGTACGAGCATGAAAACCGCAAAAGAGGACACAGTATCAAAACGGGATTTAGTTTTTTGGAACGGGGCGATATCATTGCACGGATACTGGAATTGCTCAACGGCGTGTTAATACCAGATAAGCCTATGCAGCCTGATATTCCTGCACCATCTAGTAGGCAAGTACCATTAGCAATGCGTGATTACGAATTTATTTCTAGACCTCGTACAAAGCACCAACCCTATCAGCAAATTGCTACTGATGCTATTTACAGAGCATTGCAGGGTAAGCCAATGCACATTTTTATCATTTATCGAGAACAAGATACTTATGAAGTAGTTTATCAGCAATTACGCGATGTATTCCTTCTTGATGACAATGAAGATTTTCCAGCAGACATCACGGTTTCCAAAATTTTGATTGATAATGCCGAGCTTTTAGAGAAATTTAAGACAAATGGTCTTAGACCTAAAGATGGTAGTAAATTTGATGATCAAATACGCGATCAGCATCAGAAAAAACGAGAATTATGGCGTAAATTTCTCCAGCAAAGTGTTATTCCACTGATAAATCTTGAGACTAATCCCCACTGTCTAGCGATTATCGAAATTGGACAAATCAAAACAAAGGGATTTCTTCCTCAACAAAACATTAAAGGGGCGATTCGTGAAGCTTGTGTCAGGGAAGGAATTAGTTCGCAAATGATACAGACGGTTAAGCCAAAATCAAATGATACAGAAGATGATGAAGACAAATCACCATCTTACAGCAAACCCACAAAAGGCCGTGTGATGAATGCTGTACTCGATGGGACATTACGCCAAATAGGGGCGCTATACGGACTACCCTCTCAAATATACGAGCAAGCAAAGATACCGAAAGAAATTGCCCAAGGCTTAGATGTAATTAGCTTTTGTCGCCGCAAAACTAATCCATCTCAGGGTGACATTCATTATGCTCTTGCCGTTCGTCTACGTGCAACAGGTGCAGTAGATGTACTACTTCCCGATGCTAATGATTGGATTCCTTATAACCAGGCGGGAATTGATATCGGAAAAATTTTTGCTAAAGCACGTTGCGATCGCCAAGAAAACAAAAAGCGCATTCAAAGTAAAATCAAGTTGAACGGTACAGAATTTGTACGGTTTGTTGCCAATGTACTCACCAAATATTTAGACCGACCAACTATTGTCCTCATTGAAGCTGAAGGATGGCGTAACGGACGCGGCGAAGATAATGACGGCAAAATCTGGCCGCAGTTAAAAAATGAGAATCTTTTGGCAAAATACAATGTTCTTGACTTCTGTCATGTTCCTGGTCACACTTGCGAGTATACCCGTGATCATCAACAACTACAAAACTTATTAGCAGTAATTCGTATTCGCACTGGTAAAGAAACACCACAGTATATTACCAATCGAGAAGCTTGGGACGAAAATTGTGCGGCACAAGATTTTAAACATCTGAGTAGTTTTTACGAGAAGTCTGCACTAGAACTATTACATTACTTCTCTGTGGGAAAACTACCAAGAACACAGAAGTTGCAAAATGAAATGCCAATACCCGAACTTTATAAACTCGGTTTTCACGAGGATAAATACGGTGCTAATATTCCATTCAAACATCAGCAAATAGTCGAGATAGTACCGTTTTTTGTACACCCACATTTTCAAACAGAAGAAGCTTTAAAAGCACTATGTCGTGTTCCTCATTATTTAAGATGTTCACCTGCTTGGTCTATGGGAAATATCGTTTCACCATACCCAATGCACTTAGGCAATGAACTCATAGAAGATCATTTGTGCATACTGGGTGTAAATGGACAAATTTAA
- a CDS encoding IS630 family transposase → MPAKNHLSQEQKERLLKTLKEHENPYVREKILIILLINDGKTYQEISNFLEIAYPTVAYWAVHGDPDNLESFLDGRREGNCRKVTKEYENLLLEIIEKDPVENGYEFGRWTAARLATYLEETTGIKLSGSQVRRILERKKYVYLWAKYSLEDKQNPEKRKAFQEKLSEYLRITKKTPERLQVCFWDESGFSLRVIRRKSWGKKGTRKKVTGQRRRGRVNIMGGLRYHDKKRINFVIKKGNADVFYEQIKSLNNFLLQEWVEQGKSVEEFKDGSAKIVIILDNASFHKRKDILSKIESEMPNIILEFLPPYSPDYNLIELLWHSAKEYIAHRLFESVSQLEELLNKLLNQGGLIIKWERKIKNKGNAVY, encoded by the coding sequence ATGCCAGCAAAAAACCATCTTTCTCAAGAGCAGAAGGAAAGGCTACTGAAAACACTAAAAGAGCATGAAAATCCTTATGTAAGAGAGAAGATTCTGATTATTCTGTTGATAAATGATGGAAAAACATATCAAGAAATTAGCAATTTTTTAGAGATTGCATATCCGACAGTCGCATATTGGGCAGTTCACGGCGACCCGGATAATTTAGAAAGCTTTTTAGATGGAAGAAGAGAAGGTAACTGCCGCAAAGTTACCAAAGAATATGAAAATTTGTTATTAGAAATAATTGAGAAAGACCCAGTAGAAAATGGATATGAATTTGGTCGATGGACGGCGGCAAGATTAGCAACATATCTTGAAGAAACAACAGGAATTAAGTTAAGCGGCTCTCAAGTTAGGAGAATATTAGAGCGAAAAAAGTACGTTTACCTCTGGGCAAAATATAGCCTAGAGGACAAACAGAATCCTGAAAAGCGTAAGGCATTTCAAGAAAAGCTATCAGAATATTTAAGAATAACCAAAAAAACTCCAGAGCGTTTACAAGTATGCTTTTGGGACGAAAGTGGATTTAGTTTAAGAGTGATAAGAAGAAAAAGTTGGGGTAAGAAAGGTACAAGGAAAAAAGTTACAGGGCAAAGGAGAAGAGGAAGAGTAAATATTATGGGAGGGTTACGTTATCATGACAAGAAAAGAATAAATTTTGTCATAAAAAAAGGAAATGCAGATGTATTCTATGAACAGATTAAATCTCTAAATAATTTTCTGTTACAAGAATGGGTAGAACAAGGGAAATCAGTTGAAGAATTTAAAGATGGTTCAGCGAAAATAGTTATCATACTAGATAATGCTAGTTTCCATAAAAGGAAAGATATTTTATCTAAAATTGAGTCAGAAATGCCAAATATTATTCTAGAATTTCTTCCACCTTATAGTCCAGATTATAATTTAATTGAATTGCTTTGGCATTCAGCTAAAGAATATATAGCTCATAGATTGTTTGAGTCTGTATCACAGCTAGAAGAATTGTTAAATAAATTGCTCAATCAAGGTGGACTTATTATTAAATGGGAACGCAAGATTAAAAATAAAGGTAATGCTGTTTATTAA
- a CDS encoding HARBI1 family protein, with protein sequence MLTDYELIVDSYEQVRERPGDNKEQEKYYSGKASKHTFKIQIIILPNGSDIVDVVAGEPGPKSDITLFRENRDNFEPQQKFQGDLGYLGEDLIDTPIKTPRKGKLTIDQKQQNQEFSSKRVFVEHRIRSVKIFRVVQERFRLNPKKYAEVILTICGLVRFRIGALILPPEIHASSA encoded by the coding sequence ATACTCACAGATTATGAATTAATTGTAGATAGCTATGAGCAAGTCAGAGAAAGACCTGGAGATAATAAAGAGCAAGAAAAATATTACTCAGGTAAAGCAAGTAAACATACATTTAAAATTCAGATAATTATCTTGCCTAATGGCAGCGATATCGTTGATGTTGTGGCAGGAGAACCGGGTCCAAAAAGTGATATAACTTTATTCCGAGAAAACCGTGATAACTTTGAGCCACAACAGAAATTTCAGGGAGACTTAGGATATCTAGGCGAAGATTTAATTGATACTCCTATTAAAACACCAAGAAAAGGAAAGTTAACAATTGACCAGAAACAACAAAATCAAGAGTTTTCGTCCAAACGAGTATTTGTTGAACACCGAATCCGTTCAGTAAAAATATTTCGAGTTGTTCAAGAAAGATTTCGGTTAAATCCGAAAAAGTATGCTGAGGTAATTTTGACAATTTGTGGACTAGTAAGATTCCGAATTGGCGCACTTATATTACCACCAGAAATCCACGCAAGCAGCGCCTGA
- a CDS encoding IS701 family transposase, translated as MDVELQILKHLARDAQPTVALVDEYCAEYKDLFKEVRNYECFKYLHLGIISPIKRKSLPEIAKVVSINSAQSLHHFIANSYWSVNELKSRRLKKIKRALNGQTITVVIDETGDRKKGKKTDYVARQYLGSVGKVDKGIVSVNAYGVYANITFPLIFKVFKPKGTLKDSDKYKTKIELASEIITELMELDFNIELVLADSLYGESSQFIRKLAEYGLGYVVSIRSNHGVWLPAGQSVRANKWCKFERTFSNQKSETRYIREIVYGKKGAITYWEITTDPETMPENSTSFVMTNLSGNLKKILGDLYGLRTWVEYGFWQCKQELGWTDYRFTNFQHIEKWWEIIFCVYTMISLSSPPFLSLNQAPSETEIHDSACISCVDFSNHKQWNHDSGWKNTLNNLRLIVQPLLLFWLIYPWLNVFPNSDLLLGFNHLIFTMNQFKPFFSSG; from the coding sequence ATGGATGTAGAATTACAAATCCTGAAACATTTGGCAAGAGATGCGCAGCCAACAGTTGCGCTCGTAGATGAATATTGTGCAGAGTACAAAGACCTGTTCAAAGAAGTAAGAAATTATGAATGTTTCAAATATTTACACTTAGGCATAATTTCACCAATCAAAAGAAAATCATTACCAGAGATAGCAAAAGTAGTCAGTATAAACTCAGCCCAATCATTACATCATTTTATAGCCAATTCATACTGGTCAGTAAATGAGTTGAAGAGCCGAAGATTAAAGAAAATAAAAAGAGCATTAAATGGTCAGACAATTACGGTAGTAATAGATGAAACCGGAGACAGAAAAAAAGGTAAAAAGACAGATTATGTAGCTAGACAATATTTAGGAAGTGTGGGAAAAGTAGATAAAGGGATAGTTTCAGTTAACGCTTATGGAGTTTATGCCAACATAACTTTCCCATTAATTTTCAAAGTATTTAAACCAAAAGGAACACTAAAGGATTCAGATAAATATAAAACTAAAATAGAGTTAGCATCAGAAATAATTACAGAGTTAATGGAATTAGATTTCAATATTGAATTAGTATTGGCTGATAGTTTGTATGGTGAAAGTAGCCAATTTATTAGAAAACTGGCTGAATATGGCTTAGGTTATGTGGTATCAATCAGAAGTAATCATGGAGTCTGGCTGCCAGCAGGGCAGAGCGTTAGGGCGAATAAGTGGTGCAAATTTGAAAGAACATTTAGTAACCAAAAATCAGAAACTAGATATATTAGAGAAATAGTTTATGGTAAAAAAGGAGCCATAACTTACTGGGAAATAACAACTGATCCAGAAACTATGCCAGAAAATTCTACTTCATTTGTCATGACTAATCTTTCAGGGAACCTCAAGAAAATTTTAGGCGACTTATATGGGTTAAGAACTTGGGTAGAATATGGTTTTTGGCAGTGTAAACAGGAACTGGGCTGGACAGACTACAGATTTACAAATTTTCAACATATTGAGAAATGGTGGGAGATTATTTTTTGTGTCTACACAATGATTAGTTTAAGTTCTCCACCTTTCTTATCCTTAAATCAAGCTCCTTCTGAAACAGAAATACATGACAGTGCTTGTATTAGTTGTGTAGATTTCTCTAACCATAAACAATGGAATCATGATTCTGGATGGAAGAATACTTTAAATAATCTTCGTTTAATTGTTCAACCTCTTTTATTATTTTGGTTGATTTATCCCTGGCTAAATGTTTTTCCCAATTCCGATTTATTGCTTGGATTTAATCACCTAATTTTTACAATGAACCAATTTAAACCTTTTTTCTCTTCTGGATAA
- a CDS encoding helix-turn-helix transcriptional regulator: MKHSYASLPAFERLLLLIATFARNPGVGCHDPMQSDSDNHDTLNIVHMYLYKVASELNIELPLYSRHTIQNDLKTLRRYGLLDKKAYRWGYYLGTGAMNGEELQVALNALQSQARYQEDPQIVQIYQRLTRRLQGLNLKHEMFYPVRTQLNRVIVYTDPVEMMAKGKYQSQGTLFEQLNALEAAIIKGQAVELYRCRNPYNSKKIGYEQVYPLQLIYADIAWYLLKEDYKNGHLVVSRLDRYSDHFKVLDERGRGADAQWRRLHIAHRLLNAGWGLSLGSREDQQKEIREELELVKVKVRFFPEVMEFIQEGEKRHPKQEIELGPMGKDGKPAYVDYVVKLPKRSLDEFCRWVYRFMNNAQFIYPQYLAEQHQKFAFALIARYQEVI; the protein is encoded by the coding sequence ATGAAGCATTCCTATGCCTCTCTTCCTGCCTTCGAGCGTCTTTTACTTTTAATTGCTACGTTTGCCCGAAACCCAGGAGTTGGTTGTCATGATCCTATGCAATCTGACTCTGATAATCATGATACCTTGAATATAGTACATATGTATTTATACAAGGTAGCAAGTGAATTGAATATAGAGCTACCTTTATATTCGCGTCATACCATTCAAAATGATTTAAAAACTCTTCGCCGCTACGGGCTTTTAGATAAAAAAGCTTATAGATGGGGTTATTATCTTGGTACAGGAGCAATGAACGGCGAGGAGTTACAAGTTGCCCTCAATGCCCTACAGTCGCAGGCAAGGTATCAGGAAGACCCGCAAATTGTCCAGATATATCAAAGACTAACTAGACGATTACAGGGTTTAAACCTGAAACATGAAATGTTTTATCCGGTCAGAACCCAATTAAACCGAGTTATTGTCTACACTGATCCAGTAGAGATGATGGCCAAGGGCAAATATCAAAGCCAAGGTACGCTATTTGAACAACTAAATGCACTGGAAGCGGCAATTATTAAGGGGCAAGCAGTTGAGCTTTATCGCTGCCGTAATCCTTACAATTCTAAAAAAATCGGATATGAGCAAGTTTATCCTTTGCAACTGATTTATGCAGACATTGCCTGGTATTTGCTAAAGGAGGACTACAAAAATGGTCATTTAGTAGTGTCACGTCTAGATCGCTATAGTGATCATTTCAAAGTATTGGATGAAAGAGGTCGGGGAGCAGATGCTCAGTGGAGAAGGCTACATATCGCTCATCGTCTTTTAAATGCAGGTTGGGGGTTGAGCTTAGGTTCAAGAGAAGACCAGCAAAAGGAAATCCGTGAAGAACTAGAGCTTGTAAAAGTAAAAGTTCGATTTTTTCCTGAAGTGATGGAATTTATCCAGGAAGGGGAAAAGCGACATCCTAAGCAAGAAATTGAACTAGGGCCAATGGGAAAAGATGGCAAACCTGCTTATGTAGATTATGTTGTGAAATTGCCTAAGAGATCGCTAGACGAATTTTGTCGCTGGGTGTATCGCTTTATGAACAATGCTCAATTTATCTATCCTCAATATCTAGCCGAACAACACCAGAAATTTGCTTTTGCCTTAATAGCTCGGTATCAAGAAGTAATTTAA